The Christiangramia salexigens genome includes the window CCGATCTTACAGATCTTTCACTAAGGCTTATAAGTAAGCAGACGAATTGTGAACTTATAATTAATACCAGGCTAGTTGCGGTGTCCAGACCAACATCAGTTTCGGTGGATATACAAGGATCAGATTTTGGTGACGGATATATCGTGACCGCCAATTTAGGAGCCGGTATTGGTGAGGATTTTGCCGACTATGAATTTCAACTAGATAATTCTGAATGGCAGGAAAGTAATACGTTTAACGCTGTAAGCCCCGGGGATCATATTATAAATGTAAGAGAGACTCATGGGTGTGGTCTTGTTACCAGTGCCAGATTTTATTTAATTGGCTACCCTAGATATTTCACTCCCAATTCTGATGGGTATAATGATACCTGGCATATTATTAACGATTCATTTTTAAGCGTAAAGAAATTATATGTTTTTGATCGTTATGGAAAATTGATCAAGCAGCTGGAACCGAAAGGAGGGGAAGGCTGGGACGGCACCTTTAACGGACGGGATCTTCCTGCCGATGATTATTGGTTTCGAGTTGAATTTGAAGACCAGAGAACCGGAGAATATGTACAATATAGTTCCAACTTCAGTTTGATAAGATAAATAAAAAAAAGCGCCTTAATATAAAGACGCTTTTAGTAATCTATATAGCGGGATTATAATCCGAAGCTAACCGAAAAAATTATTTTTGAAAGGTCTCTGTCAGATCTAATAGGATCTGTTAGGCCCGTATTATAAATTGGTGTTGCCTGAGTATAGTTTGCAAGACTATAAGCCAGATCAAGGTTCACGCTTCCAAAACTATAACCAAGACCACCGCTATAACCCGAAAGTTCTCCTACACGTGTACCGTCTTTAAATGGGCTTTCTTCATATCTGTATCCAGCTCTTAAACTTAAATTCTGAAATCTGTATTCTCCTCCGATTTTATAGATCGAGGCCGATGTCATCAGATTAGAAACGTCGGCGTTTAGGTTTTGAAAACTTAAATCATTTTCGGGTTTGAACTTGATGTTTGAATAATCCTTTCGGCCATAATCAAAACTTATAAGGCCTTGTTTGCCGAAAAGGTATGCTACGCTTCCCGTAACTTTTGAAGCGGTTTGCAAACGATACACCGGATAGACATTTATAACATTAGGGTTAACCCTAACAATTTCGTTCTGTGCACTATTTGTTTGCAGATACTGAGTAGTCTCTTCGCGTACATCGTACCATACCGGAGAATCATAGGTTAATCCCACTCGAATATCTTCATTGATCCTTGCTATACCTCCAATTTGAAATGAAAATCCATCGCCATTCGTATTTAAACTGTTTCCAAAGATAACTTCGGTGGTTGCGCTACCAGAATTATTATTGGTTTCTCTAAATTCTGTTGCATTCTCATAGTTTATGAAATGTGAATTAAGGTTGACGCCCAGATATAAAAAATCCTTATACTGCGTTGAAAGGTTGAACGAAAGTTTACCGTTTAAACCGGTCGCTGCATAATTATATCTCTGGTTGAAACTGCCTGGCTGAATCAGAGAGAAATAGTCTATATTATTGGGGTCATCCTCTTCAGCTTCGATAACAAAGCCCTGGTAGCCTAAAAATGCCTGTTGAAGACCAAAACCCTCGTTTTCACCGAGAAAAGAATAAAGATCGGATATGCTTTCATTATTTCTCAACTGCAAAAGATCGAGCTCTACACCATCTGCATAATTTAAAAAATACCGATCGATGGAGTTGACTGAAGTTCCACGAGCCGTATAGCTTTCATTATAGTTTGCAGCAGTATTATAATTAATCCCTACGGCGAATTTCCTCCAGTTGTTGTCGCTGGTACCTTTAAAAACAAATACCCCTCCCAAATTACCCAGATCCAATTCTGAATTTTCAGCGGTACTGGCACCCGCATTATATAGAATATTATTTTCCAGTTTTCTGTTCCCAAGACTAATGGAAGCATTGCTGGAAAGAAATACAGCAGAAGATGCCGGGTTTATTGCCAATGCAGAAATATCTCCACCCAGAGCGCCAAAAGCACCACTCATTCCCACAAATCTTGCGGTACCGGTTAATTCTTCGGATGAGTATCTATATGCGTCTTTAAGGTCCTGAGCATTAATATTGGAGATAAGAAAGGTCAAGGCTATAAGGGATAAAACTCTTTTCATTTCAGTGAATTTTGTATTTAAAAAAACCTTACAGTTATGGTTTAATGAACTGTAAGGTTGATACTTTCTTTAATAATAATTCTAGTTTCCGCGGCCACCTCTTGAAGATCTGCTGCTTCCTGAGCTTCTGGAAGGCGTAGTTCCTGAACTTCTACTGGAGCTGCCTGAACTTCTTACTGAAGATGGTCTCGTTGAAGTGTTGCTTCTTCTGGATGGTGATGACCTGTATGTACGATTGGAATTCCTAGAAGAGCGCTCATAATTTGGAGAGCTTGTTCTGGTTCTGGAATCTCTACCATAGTTATATGAACGTGTAGATTGTGTTCTTCTATTGGTTCTAGTATAGATCTGGCGATTATCTGAATTAACTGCAGAAGATCTTACTCTTGATGTTCTTTCAGATGAACCAGAATTTCTAATGTCTCTTATGCTTCTTGAATAAGACGAATTTCTGTCTGAAGAAGAGATTCTTCTATTCTCTCCATCTGAGTAATAAACCCTTGAATTTCTTCTTCCGCTATTATAAACTATATCGGTATGTCTGTGGCTATAGTAATACGGTCTGTAACCATAAAAATAGTTGTTATACCAGGTATTATATGGGCCGTATCCGTATGGTCTGCCTCCCCAACCAAATCCAAAATTAAAACCGAAGTTCCAATAAGAACCGGCATAACCGTAACCATAGCCTCTCCATGGCGAAGGGTAATACCATGGATCATAAAAGGGGAAATAATTATAGGCATATCCATATCTCCAGGGAGAATAGAATCCACCGTACATTCCATTATTATATATATTAATAGTGTAACTGTCCGGGTCCTGTCCCCAAGGGGCATTACCGCGCACATAGGCTACATCTCCACCTACTTCGTTATAGTCATCATATCCATCATTTGAGGAATAACTTTCAACATCTGTAAATACATCATTCTCAAGAATTTCACCATACATTTCAGATTGTTGCGCAAAAAGATTCTTATAATAAGTATTATTTCCATTTGGCTTAACCTGATTGTTCTGTGGTTCTTCCTGCTCCCAGATTCCAGGTCTTGACTCGCCATAGATTCCATCGGCTTCATATCCTGAATATTGATATGAGCTACAGGAAGCCATCGAAATCAGTAAGGCAGGAATTGCAAGCAAGCCTAATTTTTTTCGGATTATATGATAAAGTTTCATAGGTGGTTCTTTTTATTGTTGGGCAGACTAAAAATGGTTAGTTTTGCCCGAACGGGTTAGCGTAAATACGCTTAAAAAGATACAAGTTTTATGCCAAATAACAACAAATGGGTAAGAATCTAACTAAGAGAAGCGAAGACTATTCTAAATGGTACAATGAATTGGTTGTAAAAGCCGATCTGGCTGAAAACTCGGCTGTTCGCGGTTGTATGGTGATCAAACCATACGGTTTTGCAATCTGGGAAAAAATGCAGGCGGAATTAGACCGAATGTTTAAGGAAACTGGCCATCAAAATGCTTATTTCCCACTTTTTGTTCCTAAAAGTCTTTTTGAAGCAGAGGAGAAGAACGCGGAAGGATTTGCAAAAGAATGTGCCGTAGTAACACATTACAGATTAAAGAATGATCCGGATAACAAGGGTAAACTTATGGTGGATCCCGAAGCTAAGCTTGAAGAAGAATTAGTTGTTCGTCCTACTTCGGAGGCAATTATATGGAATACTTATAAGAACTGGATTCAGTCTTACAGGGATCTTCCAATATTAGTTAACCAGTGGGCGAATGTAGTTAGATGGGAAATGAGAACCCGACTTTTCCTTAGGACTGCAGAATTCTTATGGCAGGAAGGGCATACAGCTCATGCTACAAAACAGGAAGCTCTGGCAGAAACTGAACAAATGAATGATATTTACGCTGAATTTGCTGAGAACTTTATGGCGATTCCGGTAGTAAAAGGAGCTAAAACCGAAAATGAGCGATTTGCGGGAGCATTAGAGACTTATTGTATAGAAGCCTTGATGCAGGATGGTAAAGCCTTACAGGCGGGAACCTCTCACTTCTTAGGTCAGAATTTTGCAAAGGCTTTTGATGTGAAATTTGCTACAAAAGAAGGAGGGCTTGAACATGTTTGGGCGACTTCATGGGGTGTATCTACAAGATTGATGGGAGCCTTAATCATGACGCATAGTGATGACCAGGGACTTGTGCTGCCTCCAAATCTGGCGCCTATTCAGGTTGTGATCGTTCCAATATATAAAGGAGAAGAGCAACTGGAAGAAATTTCAAAAGTAGCCAATGAATTGGTAAAAGATCTTAGGGCAGTTGGAGTGAGTGTGAAATTTGACGACAGGGATACTCATAAGCCCGGATGGAAGTTTGCACAATATGAACTTCAGGGAGTTCCGGTAAGACTTGCTTTAGGACCTAAGGATCTTGAAAAGGGTACTGTTGAGCTCGCAAGAAGAGATACGCTGACTAAAGAATTCGTGAGCAGAGATGTGGTTGTAGAAAAAGTAAAAGGCTTAATGACTGAAATTCAGGATAGTCTTTTTGATAAAGCATTAAAGTACAGGGATGAGCATATTACAGAAGTAGATTCTTTTGATGAATTCAAAAAGGTATTGAAAGAAAAGAGAGGGTTTATTTCTGCACATTGGGATGGTACTCCTGAAACCGAAAATAAAATCAAGGAATTAACGAAAGCTACAATAAGATGTATTCCTTTTAATAGGAAAGAAGAGCGCGGAGCCTGTGTTTTAACTGGTAAACCTTCGGAAGGAAGAGTGCTTTTTGCGAAGGCTTATTAAAAATTTTAAAAAATTTTGTCGAAGATTTGCGGCATTGAAAAATAGTTGTATTTTTGCATCCGCATTTGAGATAAAATGGTCCGTTCGTCTAGGGGTTAGGACGCCAGGTTTTCATCCTGGTAACAGGGGTTCGATTCCCCTACGGACTACGAAGAGAAACACTGAAATAAAGTGTGGATTTAAAGCAACATTTTGAGTTGCATTTTGAAATAGATTATGGTCCGTTCGTCTAGGGGTTAGGACGCCAGGTTTTCATCCTGGTAACAGGGGTTCGATTCCCCTACGGACTACTTTTAAAACACATTTAAATAATAATTGTAATGGCAAATCATAAGTCAGCGTTGAAGAGGATTCGTAGCAATGAGACTAAACGTCTTAGAAACCGCTACCAGCATAAAACTACAAGGAACGCGATCAAGAAATTGCGTGAGGCCGATAAGAAAGAAGCTGAAGGAATGTTGTCTTCTGTAATTTCTATGATAGACAAATTGGCTAAGAAAAATATCATTCATGATAATAAAGCTGCTAACCTAAAGTCAAACTTGACTAAGCACGTCGCAGCACTTTAATTTTAGCAGTGTTCAATTTATAAAGAAATGCTTTCCGGTTTCGGGAAGCATTTTTTTATTATTCCTCTTAGAACACTGAAACCCCTGTAAGGGTGGTAAAGCGCTCGAGGGCTTTCATTCCCAGTTCTGAATTTCCTTTTTCGTTAAGAATAGGACTCCAGACTGCCACCGAATAATTATCGGGGTGGATAGCTACAATTCCACCGCCAACACCACTTTTTCCCGGTAGCCCTACCTGGAAACTAAATTCCCCCGCTTCATCATAGAATCCACAAGTTTGCATTAGTGCATTGATCCTCTTTACCGATTTTGGTTTCAGGATCTTTTCTCCGGTACTTAAAATTCTTCCTTTATTAGCAAAGATCATAAATGCCTGAGCGAGTTCCTTGCATGACATTTTAAGTGAGCATTGGTAAAAATAGAAATCCACGATGGGGTCTACATCAGACTTAATATTTCCAAGAGCTTTGATGTAATTTACTAAAGCAATATTGCGATAGCCGTTCGCTTTTTCTGATTGAGCCACCTTTTCATCATAATCAATATCTGGGTTGCCGGTTATTTTTCTTACAAAATCCAGTAATTCCTGTTTTGGGTCTTCAAGTTGATCTACCAGAATGTCTGAAATAACAAGTGCACCGGCATTAATAAATGGATTCCTTGGGATTCCATGTTCATACTCCAGCTGTGTAAGGCTGTTAAATGGGTCGCCTGAAGGTTCTACAGAAACCCTGTCCCATAAAGATTCTCCCATGAGTCTCATTGCCATGGAAAGCGTAAAGACCTTGGATATACTTTGAATTGAAAAAAGTTCCTCACTGTCTCCAAAACAGAAGTGCTTTTCATCCCCGCAATACACATGCATCCCGAATTTTTTACGGTCTACTTTAGCTAGCTCTGGGATATATGAGGCTACCTTCCCGTTAACATCACGGTAGCTCATTTCATCAAATATAGTATCGAGAATTTTCTGGTAATCCATAGATCAATTAAGGTCTGTTAGGTCTGTTCCTGATTCGATCTCGTAAGGTAATTTATCCTTTTCAAAAAGTCGTGCCGGTAGATTGCCTTTTAACGTAATTTTATTACCAACTAATTCTATCCAACTCCCTTCCCTTAGCCCAATCACAGGTTGAGAATTAAGACCGTGAAATTCTTTTATCCTGGTTTCTCTGGTTTCACCTTTATGTTCAGAATTCGGGTCCGGGTCAAGGTAATGTGGGTTAATATTAAAAGGTACGAGTCCTATGGTCTTAAATGAGGGTGGATATATAATAGGCATATCATTGGTGGTTTGCATTGTTAAACCTGTGATATTGGTTCCCGCACTTGTTCCCATATATGGTGTGCCATCCAAAACTACTGTTTTGATAAGGTTCATTATTTTATTGCGATATAGTTCAGATACCAGAAGGAACGTATTTCCTCCACCGGTAAAAATACCTTCAGCATTCTCTACTGCTTTTGCAGGATCCCTGAATTCATGAATGCCTTTTAGTTTTAAACCTGCTTTTGCAAATGCCTCATTTGCCTTTGCTGTGTATTCATCCAGGCTAATCCCACCGGGCCGGGCATAGGGGATGAATAAAACTTCTTCAGCATTTTTATATAGTTCTTTAATGTGAGGGATGAGATATTCCAGATAATCCTGGTTGTGAAGGGTAGAGGTACTTGCAAGTATCGCCTTAGTCATAATTTTTTACCGTAAATTTAGAGAATCATAGTCAGTATCAAAATTTTACCCGATTCAAAAGGCGAATTCAGGAATTAAAACGTTAGTTATTAAGGATACCAAACCTGTAAGTTTGCTTTTAATTTTAATGTATAAAAAGAATATTTTGCGTTATAAGAAAATTCTCCAACGATTAAGCATTATTGCCTTCATGCTGTTTTCCGGATTCAATATTTATGCCCAGGAATCGGTTTTGCTCAAAGGAAAAATAGAAGCACATGCAAGTGATCTAGATAAGATCCATGTGATCAACCTCAATTTGGAAAAAGGCTCTGTGACCGATAAGAGCGGAAATTTTCAAATTGTCGCCAGCGAGAGCGATAGCCTGTATATTTCTTCCATTCAATTTGAAAACAGGACTCTTGTGGTTACTTCTGAAATGATTAATGACCAACGTATTCAGATCTCTCTTCAGGAAGATATAAATGAATTAGCTGAAGTCATGATAGATGACATTAAATTGTCAGGTTATCTGGCAAATGATATTGCTAAAATATCAGTTAGCGATCTGGAAACTAAATATAAGCTCGAGACCAACCTGCATAGTATAATAAGGAAAGACAGAGAACAGAATCCATATGAAAAACCAAATATGAATGGAGGGATCCGTCTGGATAAGCTCGCAGGAACAGTGATAAATAAACTTAATAATCCTTCAGATAAGCCCAAACAGTATTCAAGCCGGGAACTGGCTAATAAAAGCATACAATTAGTAGGTCAACAATTCTTTAGAAAAGAGCTGGATCTTCGAGAAAATGAGATCTGCAATTTCGTGTATTTCTGCACCGAGGATGCTCCAAGGTTCGAGGAGCTGGTTATTAACAGTAATGCCTTTGTTTTAATAGAGTATTTTCAATCCCGAATCGGCGAATTCAGAGAGAGAAGAGGCGCTATCTTGAATGCAGCAAGACAAATTCCAGGATAAATTATTTATTATTTAAACCATTATGCTTTTCATTAGTCAAAAACATTAGAGATGTTAATCTTTTGTTTTTGGTCTGAATCTTGAGACTTCATTTTAAAAAAATTTATGAAAAAGGGCTTAGTAATACTTGCTGCATTTTTTATTCTTACCTCCTTTAATTCTGCATTTCATGATACTTATCTAAGTGTAACAGAAATTGAATACAAGCAGGAACAAGAAAGCCTGCAGATCGTTTCCCGTGTATTTATCGATGATTTTGAGAACGTTTTGAGTAAAAGATACCAAAGTGAAGTAAGTCTTTCTTACAAAGAGGATCTGAAGAAAAATAAGCAGTTAATATCCAGATATATCAACCAGAAACTTAATATCAATATTGACGGTGAGAAAA containing:
- a CDS encoding OmpP1/FadL family transporter; translated protein: MKRVLSLIALTFLISNINAQDLKDAYRYSSEELTGTARFVGMSGAFGALGGDISALAINPASSAVFLSSNASISLGNRKLENNILYNAGASTAENSELDLGNLGGVFVFKGTSDNNWRKFAVGINYNTAANYNESYTARGTSVNSIDRYFLNYADGVELDLLQLRNNESISDLYSFLGENEGFGLQQAFLGYQGFVIEAEEDDPNNIDYFSLIQPGSFNQRYNYAATGLNGKLSFNLSTQYKDFLYLGVNLNSHFINYENATEFRETNNNSGSATTEVIFGNSLNTNGDGFSFQIGGIARINEDIRVGLTYDSPVWYDVREETTQYLQTNSAQNEIVRVNPNVINVYPVYRLQTASKVTGSVAYLFGKQGLISFDYGRKDYSNIKFKPENDLSFQNLNADVSNLMTSASIYKIGGEYRFQNLSLRAGYRYEESPFKDGTRVGELSGYSGGLGYSFGSVNLDLAYSLANYTQATPIYNTGLTDPIRSDRDLSKIIFSVSFGL
- the proS gene encoding proline--tRNA ligase, producing the protein MGKNLTKRSEDYSKWYNELVVKADLAENSAVRGCMVIKPYGFAIWEKMQAELDRMFKETGHQNAYFPLFVPKSLFEAEEKNAEGFAKECAVVTHYRLKNDPDNKGKLMVDPEAKLEEELVVRPTSEAIIWNTYKNWIQSYRDLPILVNQWANVVRWEMRTRLFLRTAEFLWQEGHTAHATKQEALAETEQMNDIYAEFAENFMAIPVVKGAKTENERFAGALETYCIEALMQDGKALQAGTSHFLGQNFAKAFDVKFATKEGGLEHVWATSWGVSTRLMGALIMTHSDDQGLVLPPNLAPIQVVIVPIYKGEEQLEEISKVANELVKDLRAVGVSVKFDDRDTHKPGWKFAQYELQGVPVRLALGPKDLEKGTVELARRDTLTKEFVSRDVVVEKVKGLMTEIQDSLFDKALKYRDEHITEVDSFDEFKKVLKEKRGFISAHWDGTPETENKIKELTKATIRCIPFNRKEERGACVLTGKPSEGRVLFAKAY
- the rpsT gene encoding 30S ribosomal protein S20, whose product is MANHKSALKRIRSNETKRLRNRYQHKTTRNAIKKLREADKKEAEGMLSSVISMIDKLAKKNIIHDNKAANLKSNLTKHVAAL
- a CDS encoding glutaminase gives rise to the protein MDYQKILDTIFDEMSYRDVNGKVASYIPELAKVDRKKFGMHVYCGDEKHFCFGDSEELFSIQSISKVFTLSMAMRLMGESLWDRVSVEPSGDPFNSLTQLEYEHGIPRNPFINAGALVISDILVDQLEDPKQELLDFVRKITGNPDIDYDEKVAQSEKANGYRNIALVNYIKALGNIKSDVDPIVDFYFYQCSLKMSCKELAQAFMIFANKGRILSTGEKILKPKSVKRINALMQTCGFYDEAGEFSFQVGLPGKSGVGGGIVAIHPDNYSVAVWSPILNEKGNSELGMKALERFTTLTGVSVF
- the pepE gene encoding dipeptidase PepE, yielding MTKAILASTSTLHNQDYLEYLIPHIKELYKNAEEVLFIPYARPGGISLDEYTAKANEAFAKAGLKLKGIHEFRDPAKAVENAEGIFTGGGNTFLLVSELYRNKIMNLIKTVVLDGTPYMGTSAGTNITGLTMQTTNDMPIIYPPSFKTIGLVPFNINPHYLDPDPNSEHKGETRETRIKEFHGLNSQPVIGLREGSWIELVGNKITLKGNLPARLFEKDKLPYEIESGTDLTDLN
- a CDS encoding carboxypeptidase-like regulatory domain-containing protein; translation: MRYKKILQRLSIIAFMLFSGFNIYAQESVLLKGKIEAHASDLDKIHVINLNLEKGSVTDKSGNFQIVASESDSLYISSIQFENRTLVVTSEMINDQRIQISLQEDINELAEVMIDDIKLSGYLANDIAKISVSDLETKYKLETNLHSIIRKDREQNPYEKPNMNGGIRLDKLAGTVINKLNNPSDKPKQYSSRELANKSIQLVGQQFFRKELDLRENEICNFVYFCTEDAPRFEELVINSNAFVLIEYFQSRIGEFRERRGAILNAARQIPG
- a CDS encoding DUF6702 family protein; protein product: MKKGLVILAAFFILTSFNSAFHDTYLSVTEIEYKQEQESLQIVSRVFIDDFENVLSKRYQSEVSLSYKEDLKKNKQLISRYINQKLNINIDGEKRSLKLLGSKFDADQIVLFIEAKNINSFNRVKVENLLLTDMFDDQKNIVHVKYGDKIESMLLVKNKGSKEVKF